One segment of Pseudodesulfovibrio sp. 5S69 DNA contains the following:
- a CDS encoding radical SAM protein — MNPTDLLYYLNRSDDSGLYAQADAVRRQSLGAARPVHAVIRISNVCDRACRHCDLRSANGRLRRYRLPPSQVLGMAAQAARDGADAVILRSGIDRRYDAPLVGELVRELKSRHGLAVTLSLGQRGFDEYVHWKECGADRCQVNLETSEPFAFKRLDQGTDFTAKLRLLEGLRELGYEIGTGVVAGLPGTTPMDSLRDLLFLAELRPAMVEIEPFVPRSGTPMDGMTPGSVDTAMRMAALLRIMLPEACIPAMESLDELRPGSGRLALERGCDAIQPAMPIPPQAEGLARESRHVG, encoded by the coding sequence ATGAACCCGACCGATCTGCTCTATTATTTGAACCGTTCCGACGACTCGGGACTGTATGCGCAAGCCGACGCCGTGCGTCGGCAGTCCCTTGGCGCGGCGCGCCCCGTCCACGCCGTGATCCGAATCTCCAACGTCTGCGACAGGGCGTGCCGCCACTGCGACTTGCGCAGCGCCAACGGACGGCTCCGGCGTTACCGGTTGCCCCCCTCCCAGGTGCTGGGCATGGCCGCCCAAGCCGCGAGGGACGGAGCCGATGCGGTCATTCTCCGGTCCGGCATCGACCGTAGGTACGACGCGCCGCTTGTCGGCGAACTCGTCCGGGAGCTCAAATCCCGGCACGGCCTGGCGGTCACGCTGTCCCTCGGTCAACGCGGATTCGACGAATATGTCCACTGGAAGGAATGCGGGGCCGACCGCTGCCAGGTCAACCTGGAGACCTCGGAGCCGTTCGCCTTCAAGCGGCTCGACCAGGGGACGGATTTCACCGCCAAGCTGCGCCTGCTGGAAGGGCTGCGTGAACTCGGCTACGAGATCGGGACCGGCGTGGTGGCCGGACTGCCCGGCACCACCCCCATGGACAGCCTGCGCGATCTCCTTTTTCTGGCCGAGCTGCGGCCGGCCATGGTCGAGATCGAGCCTTTCGTGCCCCGATCCGGCACGCCCATGGACGGCATGACCCCCGGGTCCGTGGATACGGCCATGCGCATGGCCGCCCTGCTGCGCATCATGCTCCCCGAGGCCTGCATCCCGGCCATGGAGTCCCTGGACGAACTGCGTCCGGGCAGCGGTCGGCTCGCCCTGGAACGGGGCTGCGACGCGATCCAGCCCGCCATGCCTATCCCGCCACAGGCCGAGGGACTCGCCCGGGAGAGCCGCCATGTCGGGTAA
- a CDS encoding aspartate ammonia-lyase, with product MRDRKPQENRIEQDGIGELALPAEAYWGIHTLRAVRNFPFSGYRLHPAFIRSFAQVKQACAKTNALLGYLPEERGRAIMDACAEMAAGELADQIVVDAFQGGAGTSTNMNFNEVIAGRAAELLGGDRGDRALVAPLRDVNMHQSTNDVYPTALKVAALTLLIELEQAVGRFQESMQEREAAFRNVVKVARTELTDAVPMTLGMTFGAFADAVARDRWRIFKCRERLKRVNLGGTAIGTGLGAPRDYILSAAGHLAAITGLPVSRAENLVDATQNMDVFVEVSGMLKACAATLLKIASDLRLLSSGPDAGFGEIRLPPLQAGSSIMAGKINPVMPEAVTQAAIRVMANDQAVTMAAALGQLELNHLLPLITHSLLETLTLLTAACNGLAEHCVPGIRACEERCREHVEQSSALATVLVPFLGYDPVGELVAEARKAGRTVSEQAVRVGVADPETLKRLLSPRQLCKLGFTPEEFEELNTP from the coding sequence ATGCGGGACCGGAAGCCTCAAGAAAACCGAATCGAGCAGGACGGAATAGGCGAACTCGCCCTGCCCGCGGAGGCCTACTGGGGCATCCACACCTTGCGGGCCGTGCGCAATTTCCCCTTTTCCGGATATCGGTTGCACCCGGCATTCATCCGTTCGTTCGCCCAAGTCAAACAGGCTTGCGCCAAGACCAACGCGCTCCTCGGGTATCTTCCCGAGGAGCGCGGACGGGCGATCATGGACGCCTGCGCCGAAATGGCGGCGGGTGAGCTGGCCGACCAGATCGTCGTCGACGCCTTCCAGGGCGGGGCGGGCACCTCCACCAACATGAATTTCAACGAGGTCATCGCCGGACGGGCCGCCGAACTGCTCGGCGGCGACCGGGGCGACCGCGCCCTGGTCGCCCCCCTGCGCGACGTCAACATGCACCAGTCCACCAACGACGTGTACCCCACGGCCCTGAAGGTGGCGGCGCTGACCCTGCTCATCGAGCTGGAGCAAGCCGTCGGCCGGTTCCAGGAGTCCATGCAGGAGCGCGAGGCGGCCTTCCGCAACGTGGTCAAAGTGGCCCGGACCGAACTGACCGACGCGGTGCCCATGACCCTAGGCATGACCTTCGGAGCCTTTGCCGACGCCGTGGCTCGGGACCGCTGGCGCATCTTCAAGTGCCGGGAGCGGCTGAAACGGGTCAATCTCGGCGGCACGGCCATCGGCACGGGGCTGGGCGCGCCGCGCGACTACATCCTCTCCGCGGCCGGGCATCTGGCGGCCATCACGGGCCTGCCCGTATCCAGGGCGGAGAACCTTGTGGACGCGACCCAGAACATGGACGTCTTCGTCGAGGTGTCGGGCATGCTCAAGGCCTGCGCCGCCACCCTGTTGAAGATCGCCTCGGACCTGCGGCTGTTGTCCAGCGGGCCGGACGCAGGGTTCGGGGAAATCCGCCTGCCGCCGCTCCAGGCCGGGTCCTCGATCATGGCGGGCAAGATCAACCCGGTCATGCCAGAGGCCGTCACCCAGGCCGCCATCCGGGTCATGGCCAACGACCAGGCCGTGACCATGGCCGCCGCCCTAGGCCAGTTGGAGCTCAACCACCTGCTGCCGCTCATCACCCATTCCCTGCTCGAAACCCTGACCCTGCTGACCGCCGCCTGCAACGGCTTGGCCGAGCACTGCGTACCGGGCATCCGGGCGTGCGAGGAGCGCTGCCGGGAACACGTGGAGCAGAGCTCGGCGCTGGCCACGGTTTTGGTGCCGTTTCTGGGCTACGACCCGGTCGGCGAACTGGTGGCCGAGGCGCGCAAGGCGGGCAGGACCGTCTCCGAGCAGGCGGTCCGCGTCGGCGTGGCCGACCCGGAAACGCTGAAGCGGCTTCTTTCCCCCCGTCAACTCTGCAAGCTGGGATTCACCCCGGAAGAATTCGAGGAACTGAACACGCCATGA
- a CDS encoding TM1266 family iron-only hydrogenase system putative regulator, whose protein sequence is MQKRLGIIGIIIKDRNRTAGAVNNILSDHGEMIVGRMGLPFRERGVSIIDLIIEASTDEVGALTGKLGMLDGVQVKSLLV, encoded by the coding sequence ATGCAGAAACGGCTGGGCATCATCGGCATCATCATCAAGGACCGCAACAGGACCGCCGGCGCGGTCAACAACATCTTGAGCGACCACGGGGAAATGATCGTGGGTCGGATGGGATTGCCGTTCCGGGAGCGGGGCGTGAGCATCATCGACCTGATTATCGAGGCCAGCACCGACGAAGTCGGGGCGCTGACCGGCAAGCTCGGCATGCTCGACGGCGTGCAGGTCAAATCGTTGCTGGTCTGA
- the hydF gene encoding [FeFe] hydrogenase H-cluster maturation GTPase HydF codes for MSGKAPRGVRLVIALVGRRNAGKSSLINALTGQDIAIVSDMPGTTTDPVAKSYELLPLGPVTFYDTAGLDDQGELGELRVKATRKILYRSDVAVVVLGEDGLTGYEQALIETIRELDIPYIVAWNKADLREPGANPIPADPAAPVLEVSATDGRNVDRLKQAIIDAAPPEYRQERLIVGDLIDEGDCVLCVVPIDLAAPKGRLILPQVQVLREILDCDAMGTIVKEREIQAALDGFNRKPALVVSDSQVIMSVAGDVPDDIPLTTFSTLFARYKGDLNRLVQGAAAIDRLKDGDRVLIGEACSHHDVADDIGRVKIPRWMSQYTGRDLHFEVYSGHDFPEDLEKFSLVVHCGACMLNRTEMLRRMAECARRDVSITNYGVAISKVQGVLDRIIAPFFR; via the coding sequence ATGTCGGGTAAGGCTCCGCGCGGCGTCCGGCTGGTCATCGCCCTGGTGGGGCGGCGCAATGCGGGCAAGTCGTCCCTGATCAACGCCCTCACCGGACAAGACATCGCCATCGTCTCGGACATGCCGGGCACCACCACGGACCCGGTGGCCAAGTCCTACGAGCTCCTGCCCCTGGGCCCGGTGACCTTCTACGACACCGCCGGACTGGACGACCAGGGCGAACTGGGCGAGCTGCGCGTCAAGGCCACGCGCAAGATCCTCTACCGCAGCGACGTGGCCGTGGTCGTGCTCGGCGAGGACGGGCTCACCGGCTACGAGCAGGCCCTCATCGAGACCATCCGCGAACTGGACATCCCCTACATCGTGGCCTGGAACAAGGCGGACCTGCGCGAACCCGGCGCAAACCCGATCCCGGCGGATCCGGCCGCGCCCGTGCTCGAGGTTTCGGCCACGGACGGTCGCAACGTGGACCGCCTCAAGCAGGCGATCATCGACGCGGCCCCGCCCGAGTACCGCCAGGAACGGCTTATCGTGGGCGACCTTATCGACGAGGGCGACTGCGTGCTCTGCGTGGTGCCCATCGATCTGGCCGCACCCAAGGGGCGGCTGATCCTGCCCCAGGTCCAGGTACTGCGCGAAATCCTGGACTGCGACGCCATGGGCACCATCGTCAAGGAGCGGGAGATCCAGGCGGCCCTGGATGGTTTCAACCGCAAACCCGCCCTGGTCGTCAGCGACTCCCAGGTGATCATGAGCGTGGCCGGGGACGTGCCGGACGACATCCCCCTGACCACCTTCTCCACCCTGTTCGCCCGCTACAAGGGCGACCTGAACCGGCTGGTGCAGGGCGCTGCGGCCATCGACCGGCTCAAGGACGGCGACCGCGTGCTCATCGGCGAGGCGTGTTCGCACCACGACGTGGCCGACGACATCGGCCGGGTCAAGATTCCCCGCTGGATGTCCCAGTACACCGGCCGCGACCTGCACTTCGAGGTCTATTCCGGCCACGATTTTCCCGAAGACCTGGAAAAATTCAGCCTTGTGGTCCACTGCGGCGCGTGCATGCTGAACCGCACCGAAATGCTCCGCCGCATGGCCGAATGCGCCCGCCGCGATGTGTCCATCACCAACTATGGGGTGGCCATCTCCAAGGTCCAGGGGGTGCTGGACCGGATCATCGCTCCCTTCTTTCGATAG